CGCTTGTTGGCAGTAGCCAGACCGCCAGCGCCAGACTGAGGACGCTCAGAACCAGAAACAGCGGACGGGCCGAGGTAGGGCGTCTTTTGGCTATCTTTCTAATCATTCACTTTTTAACCTTTAATTTTTTGGGATATGCTTTAAAAGAGAGTATACATGACAAAACAAGAGATGGATGAGAGATCGCTCCCGCCTCGACCGGGCGAGCGGAGCAGGTCACGACGGGCCTGCCGCTGTACGACCCTGGCCTGATAAGTGCTCGCTTCCTTAAAAAAAGTATGTCTGTTGGGGCCGGGAGCCAGCAATGGAGCAGCTCACAGTCAGATTGTGAACTGGATCACACTGCCGACTCCTCTCCTGGCTGACTGGCTGGCCTGATCAGGAGGAAGCAGGCTCGGGCTGGCTGGTGGGTGTGGGAAGCGGCTCGTCGACGGCGAACAGCTCGCGCAGATAGGGGTTCAAGAAGATGCCCTGGGGATCGAGCTGGGCGCGCAGGCGGCGAAAATCGTGCCAGCGCGGGTAGAGGGCTGCCAGTTCTTCGGGGCGGCGCGTATGGATCTTGCCCCAGTGCGGGCGCCCTTCGTAGCGGCGGAAAATGGCCTCTACGTGGCGGAAATAGGGCTTGTATTCCATCCCCTTATACATATGCACGGCCACATAGGCTGAGTCGCGCCCATAGGCCGGGCTGAGCCAGATGTCGTCTCCCTTCACGAAGCGGCACTCGACTGGGAAATGCACCTTAAAGCGCTGCTCCTCAATGCAGGCGCGAATCTCCTCAAGAACGGGTCGCAGCTGGTCCGCCGCAATACTGTACTCCATCTCGACGAAGCGCACCAGGCGCGGCGTGGCGAAAATGCGATGGGGATAGTCGATCTCGTCAACGCTGGCCACACCCAGGGCCGAGATGCGGCTGACGGTCGCCGAAAGGGTTGGTACCAGGCGATTGGCCTCCGATAGCAGCCAGAAGACGCCGTTCTCCAGCATGAGCTGGTTCACGTTGCTCCACAACCGGCCCCAGCGACTGTTCTGGCGGACGGCTTCCTCCGTGGTGTTGATCCACTTCGCTTGTACCCAGGGCGTGTATGGGAACCAGAAAAATTCGAAGTGCTCGTTTTCCTCGCG
This sequence is a window from Thermogemmatispora onikobensis. Protein-coding genes within it:
- a CDS encoding D-arabinono-1,4-lactone oxidase: MIAGEKESWRNWSGTVACRPEIIQPASLEELARTVAECGRAGRHLRVAGAGHSFTPLVESDDVLLSLDHLQGLEKVDRERGTAVVLAGTRLGSLGELLLAHGLAQENLGDIDVQSIAGAISTGTHGTGLRFGSLSTQVVALTLITASGDLIECSEEENRDLFKAAQVSLGTLGVIARVTLRVVPARPLHYIGRRASLEDCLDNLERYREENEHFEFFWFPYTPWVQAKWINTTEEAVRQNSRWGRLWSNVNQLMLENGVFWLLSEANRLVPTLSATVSRISALGVASVDEIDYPHRIFATPRLVRFVEMEYSIAADQLRPVLEEIRACIEEQRFKVHFPVECRFVKGDDIWLSPAYGRDSAYVAVHMYKGMEYKPYFRHVEAIFRRYEGRPHWGKIHTRRPEELAALYPRWHDFRRLRAQLDPQGIFLNPYLRELFAVDEPLPTPTSQPEPASS